The following nucleotide sequence is from Melioribacteraceae bacterium 4301-Me.
TTAAAAGTTTAGAAGGTGCTCGCTTAGGCTTATTTATCTTTATTGGAACCATAATTCTAATTATAGTAATATTTTTAGTAGGAAGTAAAGAATCTCTTTTTGTTAAAACAATTGAAATCAAAGCCTACTTTGATCGAATTGAGGGATTAAAGCCAGGTGCACCAGTCAGACTAAGCGGCTACGATATTGGAAGTGTAAGCAGTATCTCACTTGCTGATGTTAAAACTGGACAGGTAGAAGTTCACATGAGAATTAAACAAGACTTAATAAAATTCATTCGACTTGATAGTCAAGCTTCGATTGAAACAGAAGGCTTAGTCGGTAAAAAAATAGTCTCTATTACTCCAGGTTCAGTAGATTTACCAATAATTGAAGACGGCGGAACATTAAAGACAAAAACACCAATAAATATTTCTGAAATAGTTGAAGAAACAAAATCAGTAATGGCAAATTTACAGAACATTACAAAAGACTTTGCAGATATTGTAAACAAAGTTAACGTAGGTGAAGGAACTATAGGCAAGCTAATAAACGATGATCAACTTTATTATGCGACAGTAAAAATTACTAACACGGCAGATAAAAGTCTTGATAGCATGACACTACGATTAAGCGAAATATCGAACTTTATAATTGGTATTGGTGGCAGTGTAAAAGGAATTTTATCTAATGTAGATAGTGCAGTTGCAGATGTAAAAAATTTAACTGATAAAATTAATCGCGGACAAGGAATGATAGGCGCACTCATATCTGACAAAAAAATGTATGATTCACTTAAAACTATAGTTAACAATTTAGTATTAACATCAGAAAATACGCTGGTTGCCACTTCTCGATTTGCAGAAAACATGGAAGCATTAAAACACAAT
It contains:
- a CDS encoding MlaD family protein, which produces MFKSLEGARLGLFIFIGTIILIIVIFLVGSKESLFVKTIEIKAYFDRIEGLKPGAPVRLSGYDIGSVSSISLADVKTGQVEVHMRIKQDLIKFIRLDSQASIETEGLVGKKIVSITPGSVDLPIIEDGGTLKTKTPINISEIVEETKSVMANLQNITKDFADIVNKVNVGEGTIGKLINDDQLYYATVKITNTADKSLDSMTLRLSEISNFIIGIGGSVKGILSNVDSAVADVKNLTDKINRGQGMIGALISDKKMYDSLKTIVNNLVLTSENTLVATSRFAENMEALKHNWLFKGYFEQRGYWDELDYEKNINSKLQELKSQNQILDQKIKELKEIESRLNIKK